The proteins below are encoded in one region of Methanosarcina barkeri 3:
- a CDS encoding MFS transporter: MSEEGNYYLKKSSFQTGNISKLGKGLVFAMACACGIAVANIYYNQPMIGVITRSFPGELAPSLIPTATQLGYALGLLLLVPLGDLIERRRLIVSQFFVLALSLLFAAVASTGWALLGASLCIGFTASVTQQIIPAAASLVSDNRRGAVIGSVMSGLLSGMLLSRILAGFIATHYGWRTMFWLGIPLVLAGAAAMALLLPLNRPATSMKYGLLLRSLLRLWSEEPRLRRATLTQGLLFAVFSAFWTILALHLEQPPFHLGADIAGLFGIIGVVGVLAAPIAGRLADRRGPGRVVSTGAFSALLAWLVLAGWNSLAGLIFGVILLDFGMQSAMVANQQIIYGLKPQVRNRVNSLFMVGMFIGGSLGSGGAMLAWKVADWQGVSVSAIAVALTAFLAPLLLQRNRS, encoded by the coding sequence ATGTCGGAAGAAGGAAATTATTATTTGAAAAAGAGTTCATTCCAGACAGGAAATATCTCTAAGCTAGGTAAAGGGCTTGTCTTTGCGATGGCCTGTGCATGTGGAATTGCAGTAGCGAACATCTACTATAACCAGCCAATGATTGGGGTTATTACTCGCTCCTTCCCAGGCGAATTGGCTCCCAGCCTTATTCCGACTGCTACCCAACTCGGTTACGCACTCGGGTTGTTGCTTCTGGTACCCCTGGGAGATCTGATAGAACGTCGCCGTTTAATTGTCTCACAATTCTTTGTTTTGGCCTTATCACTGCTTTTTGCCGCCGTTGCATCTACTGGTTGGGCTCTGTTAGGTGCCTCACTTTGCATTGGTTTCACAGCCTCTGTCACGCAGCAGATAATACCGGCTGCCGCATCGCTAGTTTCTGACAACCGCCGAGGTGCAGTCATCGGCAGCGTTATGAGTGGATTGCTGAGCGGTATGCTTTTGAGCCGGATTCTCGCCGGTTTTATTGCTACTCACTACGGCTGGAGAACCATGTTCTGGCTTGGTATTCCCCTTGTTCTGGCCGGTGCGGCAGCAATGGCGCTGTTATTGCCGCTCAACCGCCCCGCAACTTCGATGAAATATGGTCTTCTGCTTCGTTCGCTTCTACGACTCTGGAGCGAGGAACCCAGGTTACGTCGAGCTACCTTGACACAGGGTTTACTCTTTGCCGTATTCAGTGCTTTCTGGACGATCCTTGCGCTACATCTTGAACAGCCTCCTTTCCATCTTGGCGCTGATATCGCAGGACTTTTTGGCATTATTGGAGTAGTTGGAGTGCTTGCAGCTCCCATAGCCGGACGTCTAGCTGACCGACGGGGACCAGGCCGGGTTGTTTCTACAGGTGCGTTTTCCGCTCTGCTGGCCTGGCTCGTCCTTGCCGGCTGGAACTCCCTTGCCGGCTTAATCTTCGGAGTTATTCTTCTGGATTTCGGGATGCAGAGTGCCATGGTTGCCAATCAGCAGATAATCTACGGGCTTAAGCCGCAAGTACGCAACCGGGTGAATAGTTTGTTTATGGTTGGGATGTTTATTGGCGGCAGCCTTGGATCTGGAGGTGCAATGCTGGCCTGGAAGGTGGCAGATTGGCAGGGAGTTTCCGTTTCTGCAATTGCTGTAGCACTTACAGCTTTCCTGGCGCCGCTTTTGCTCCAGCGTAACCGTTCATAA
- a CDS encoding DUF131 domain-containing protein: MRTSQDFLRVGTTVIFIGFIILLLGTVLAIIQHPANSQIGGLIMIGPIPIVFGSSPEITTNMLGLGLIISILYLFLWKTKR, encoded by the coding sequence ATGCGTACATCTCAGGATTTTCTAAGAGTAGGCACAACAGTCATATTTATTGGTTTCATTATATTATTACTGGGCACAGTTCTTGCCATTATACAGCATCCTGCAAATAGCCAGATCGGCGGACTGATAATGATCGGTCCAATCCCGATAGTTTTTGGCTCATCTCCTGAAATAACAACAAATATGCTGGGACTTGGATTAATAATCTCCATACTCTATTTGTTCCTATGGAAAACAAAACGTTGA
- a CDS encoding adenylosuccinate synthase yields MFTIITGAQFGDEGKGKIVDLLAKDYDIVARFQGGNNAGHTVRVGDEVYKLHLIPSGILLNARVLIGPGVVLNPEVLAEEIAMFEKHGIKVDSKKLGVDAKTSIIMPYHIEMDGLREESRVEKIGTTKRGIGYAYIDKVARDEFRMAELVDQERFLARLEELAPQKEKEIVALGGDPKVVRDPILIERYLELGKQFAPYITDVSREINKALDEGKHVMAEAAQGTHLDVIHGTQKFVTSSSTVAGSACANLGVGPTRVNNVIAIVKAYITRVGEGPLPTELTGELGEKLQKAGGEFGTVTGRGRRCGWFDLPLLKKAIALNGYTEISLTKLDVLSGLNPIRICTGYTFKGENLDYPPELTEDLAECMPVYEDLPGWKNDLTEVKAFEELPENARNYVKRLEELMKVPVNYISVGPGREQTFKKE; encoded by the coding sequence ATGTTTACGATAATCACAGGTGCGCAGTTCGGTGACGAGGGAAAAGGCAAAATTGTTGACCTTCTGGCGAAAGATTACGACATTGTTGCCCGCTTCCAGGGAGGGAACAACGCAGGCCATACAGTCAGAGTAGGAGACGAGGTTTACAAATTACACCTTATCCCTTCAGGTATTTTACTTAATGCCAGAGTTCTTATCGGGCCTGGGGTTGTCCTGAATCCTGAGGTTCTTGCCGAAGAAATCGCGATGTTTGAAAAACACGGTATAAAGGTAGATTCCAAAAAGCTTGGAGTCGATGCGAAGACCAGCATCATCATGCCTTACCACATTGAAATGGACGGACTAAGGGAAGAATCAAGGGTAGAAAAAATAGGAACCACAAAACGCGGAATAGGCTATGCTTATATTGATAAAGTAGCAAGGGACGAATTCCGCATGGCTGAGCTTGTAGATCAGGAACGTTTTCTTGCAAGACTTGAGGAACTTGCCCCTCAGAAGGAAAAGGAAATAGTAGCACTGGGGGGAGATCCAAAAGTAGTCAGAGATCCTATACTAATCGAAAGATACCTTGAACTGGGCAAACAGTTTGCCCCTTATATAACAGACGTCTCCAGGGAAATCAACAAAGCTCTTGATGAAGGAAAACATGTAATGGCTGAAGCTGCCCAGGGCACACATCTTGATGTTATACATGGAACCCAGAAATTCGTAACTTCTTCTTCTACAGTTGCAGGCTCTGCCTGTGCCAACCTTGGAGTTGGTCCTACAAGAGTAAACAACGTAATCGCTATAGTAAAAGCTTATATCACCAGAGTCGGTGAAGGCCCGCTTCCTACAGAACTTACAGGAGAACTCGGGGAAAAACTACAGAAAGCCGGAGGAGAATTTGGAACTGTTACCGGCAGGGGCAGAAGGTGCGGATGGTTCGACCTGCCACTACTGAAAAAAGCCATTGCTCTTAACGGATATACCGAGATTTCCCTGACCAAACTGGACGTACTCTCAGGCCTTAACCCTATCAGGATTTGTACTGGCTATACTTTCAAGGGAGAAAATCTGGATTATCCTCCTGAACTTACAGAAGATCTTGCCGAGTGCATGCCTGTTTACGAAGACCTTCCTGGGTGGAAAAACGACCTCACAGAAGTAAAAGCCTTCGAGGAACTTCCGGAAAATGCCAGAAATTATGTCAAAAGACTGGAAGAACTGATGAAAGTACCGGTTAACTATATTTCAGTAGGTCCGGGAAGGGAACAAACCTTTAAAAAAGAGTGA
- a CDS encoding TIGR00304 family protein: protein MENKTLTDGSMLFSIGILTILIGFLLIMIGIALSLYQESRSTQSYSNKTYTSGREPHFERTSNSESPLHENPSEKKVESEIKTGGVIMLGPIPIIFGSDKESAKTAAILAIILMLLSLFILRSSFF from the coding sequence ATGGAAAACAAAACGTTGACTGATGGAAGCATGCTTTTTTCAATTGGAATTCTCACAATACTTATAGGGTTTCTGCTAATTATGATTGGCATAGCCTTAAGCCTGTACCAGGAATCCAGGTCAACGCAGAGCTACTCAAACAAAACATACACATCCGGAAGAGAACCCCATTTTGAGCGCACTTCAAACTCTGAGAGCCCTCTCCATGAAAATCCCTCCGAAAAAAAAGTCGAATCCGAAATCAAAACAGGAGGAGTAATCATGCTCGGCCCGATCCCAATTATATTCGGAAGCGATAAAGAAAGTGCAAAAACCGCTGCAATCCTTGCAATAATACTCATGCTTCTCAGCCTGTTTATCCTCAGATCCTCCTTCTTCTAA
- a CDS encoding proteasome-activating nucleotidase: protein MSEDSSIRSSLEDIKTRVEFQLESGKINTEDVRSLLTEIEIMRVQNENMKARLLEASVATGRHLQEINKLKAHLEQLTEPPLFIATILEVNGEIALIRQHGNNQEVLTQIPEECIGKIEPGMRVAVNGAYSIISVVSRAADVRAQVMELINSPGVDYSMIGGLSDVLQEVRESVELPLTEPELFEDIGIEPPSGVLLHGAPGTGKTLIAKAIASHAKATFIRMSGSDLVQKFVGEGSRLVKDIFQLARDKSPSILFIDEIDAVGSMRTYDGTSGSAEVNRTMLQLLAEMDGFDPKGNVKVVAATNRIDLLDPALLRPGRFDRSIEVPLPDEKGRAEILKIHTRKMNLADDVDFEKLAKVMTGMSGAEISVIVKEAGIFVLRRRGKQITMADFLKAHEKVVNTEEPTIPQAMFV from the coding sequence GTGTCAGAAGACAGTTCAATAAGATCTTCTCTGGAAGATATCAAAACAAGGGTAGAATTCCAGCTAGAGAGCGGGAAGATCAATACTGAAGATGTGAGATCTCTCTTAACCGAAATAGAAATCATGAGAGTCCAGAACGAGAACATGAAGGCTCGGCTCCTTGAAGCGAGTGTGGCAACAGGCAGGCACCTTCAGGAAATTAATAAATTAAAAGCTCATCTGGAACAGCTTACCGAGCCTCCTCTCTTTATTGCAACTATTCTTGAGGTAAACGGAGAAATCGCACTTATAAGACAGCACGGAAATAACCAGGAGGTTCTTACCCAGATTCCTGAAGAGTGCATCGGAAAGATTGAACCCGGCATGAGAGTTGCGGTAAACGGGGCATATTCAATTATCTCCGTAGTCAGCAGGGCAGCCGATGTACGGGCTCAGGTAATGGAACTCATTAACTCTCCAGGAGTGGACTACAGCATGATTGGTGGGCTGAGTGATGTGCTTCAGGAAGTCCGGGAAAGTGTTGAACTGCCACTTACTGAGCCCGAACTTTTCGAAGATATCGGAATCGAACCCCCTTCAGGTGTCCTGCTCCACGGAGCTCCAGGCACGGGTAAGACCCTTATTGCAAAGGCTATAGCTTCTCATGCAAAAGCAACCTTCATTCGAATGTCAGGATCTGACCTGGTTCAGAAATTCGTGGGTGAAGGCTCAAGGCTTGTAAAAGATATTTTCCAACTTGCTAGAGATAAGTCCCCAAGCATTCTCTTCATAGACGAAATCGATGCTGTCGGCAGCATGAGGACCTATGACGGAACAAGCGGTTCGGCTGAGGTCAACAGGACTATGCTTCAACTACTTGCGGAAATGGACGGTTTTGATCCAAAAGGCAATGTAAAGGTCGTTGCTGCAACCAACAGGATTGACCTGCTTGATCCTGCTCTCCTCAGGCCTGGCAGGTTTGATCGGTCTATCGAAGTCCCGCTTCCTGATGAGAAAGGAAGGGCTGAAATTCTTAAAATTCACACTCGCAAGATGAACCTTGCAGATGATGTGGACTTTGAGAAGCTGGCAAAAGTCATGACAGGTATGAGCGGAGCAGAAATCAGTGTTATCGTCAAAGAAGCCGGAATTTTTGTACTGCGCAGGCGCGGTAAGCAGATTACAATGGCCGACTTCCTGAAAGCACACGAAAAGGTCGTAAACACTGAGGAGCCCACAATTCCCCAGGCTATGTTCGTATAA
- a CDS encoding helix-turn-helix domain-containing protein, translating into MDKLEKIFGKTAQMTVLKNLIERQNEPTYLSGIAEETGLSHASVSRVITPLVGSGVVIEKPLGKQTRIFQLNMESEAAKLIVDFYNKLNQLEVEA; encoded by the coding sequence ATGGATAAATTAGAAAAAATATTTGGAAAAACTGCACAGATGACAGTCCTTAAGAACCTTATTGAACGGCAAAATGAACCAACTTATCTTTCAGGAATAGCCGAGGAAACCGGATTGTCACACGCAAGCGTATCAAGGGTTATCACACCTTTGGTTGGATCGGGGGTTGTTATAGAAAAACCCTTAGGAAAGCAAACTCGAATTTTCCAGTTGAACATGGAAAGTGAAGCTGCAAAGTTGATAGTTGATTTTTACAATAAACTTAACCAGCTGGAAGTTGAAGCCTGA
- a CDS encoding PAS domain S-box protein encodes MTAKMDQFPAINSNPVLSVAKDGVVLYSNKAGEPLLYDWGVRVGEKVPPYLEIFVQRTISRKNIEKIEVTLGKKVYFIVFHLSPEQECVNVYGFDISGRKKLEGKPQEGETQEKANLELARIIDAKAVQSLMSDFYTLAHIPMGLTDLKGNVLVSVGWQDICTRFHRISPEACKHCIESDINLTAGVAPGGYKLYKCKNNMWDVVTPVMVEGQHVGNIFSGHFFFEDEPLNYELFRSQARKYGFNEEEYLEALDKVPRLSKEAVNTSMTFFMTFANMISQLSYSNIKLSQSLAERDAVLDALQESEKRERARSEELEVLLDAVPVAVYIAHDPQAFQITGNRLSYEWLRIPVGTNFSKSAPEGEKPEMFKLLKDGVELQPEEMPSQLSATGIEINDCELDIVSAEGRIRHVLGNARPLRDEQGNLRGSISAFIDITERKKVEEALRVSNIYNRSLIEASLDPLVTIGRDGKITDVNGATEQVTGYSRNDLIGTDFSDYFTEPEKARAGYQQVFKDSEVRDYPLEIRHKDGHITPVLYNASVYRDENGKVIGVFAAARDITAIKKAEEIIQTLANAVESSDDAILTKSLDGVIISWNKGAEKLYGYLAEEVLGKNVSMLEPDNTKGEIKNLIEKIKHGERVQHYETLRMKKDRTIINISVTLSPVFDTSGKLVAISTITRDITERKKAEEVIRLSNLYNRSLIEASLDPLVTIGRDGKITDVNNATEQVTGYSRNDLIGTDFSDYFTEPEKARAGYQQVFKDSEVRDYPLEIRHKDGHITPVLYNASVYRDENGKVIGVFAAARDITERKLAEEALKKAHENLEKLVEERTAELEKAYVSLKESEKGLAEAQEMAHIGNWEWDTETDKAYWSEEMYRIFKRAPQELAPSYDEFLSYIHPDDRDYVDSVLKKKAAVGEKTHSVEYRIILANEEERTVYMQSETAFDEKDTSVRVKGIIQDITERKRSEEKLQILANAMESSNDAIVTLSLNGVITSWNKAAEQIYGYSAEEILGEDISILEPENIKGEIKQFSEKIKQGKKVQHYESTRLKKDGTIINISVTLSPIFDTSGKLVAISGIVRDVTERIKAEEALRESEARLRQFYESDMLGVYYFNLDGSITDANDKLLEIVGYTREDLQAGKVNWNKMTPQQYCYLNERTLAELKTIGEKEPQEKEYIRKDGSHVPVIVGVATFDQARNEGIAFVLDITEKKKAEEALENFETARKKEIHHRIKNNLQVISSLLDLQADKFDNPRVIEAFRESQNRVISMALIHEELYKGEGTDTLDFSTYIRELAENLFQTYSLKSKNIHLSMDLEENVFLNMDTGVPLGIIVNELVSNSLKHAFPGKDKGEIQIKLHREKNGKHKKKDDKATSFILIVSDNGVGIPENLNIKNVDSLGIQLITTLADQLDGKFELKNNNGTEFIMRFTVIDRR; translated from the coding sequence ATGACAGCTAAAATGGATCAATTCCCAGCAATAAATTCGAACCCTGTGCTCAGTGTAGCAAAGGATGGTGTTGTTCTTTATTCCAATAAGGCGGGGGAGCCTTTACTGTATGATTGGGGTGTGAGAGTTGGAGAAAAAGTGCCTCCATATCTCGAAATTTTTGTTCAAAGAACAATTTCTCGGAAAAACATCGAAAAAATAGAGGTTACCCTGGGTAAAAAAGTATACTTTATTGTTTTTCATCTCTCTCCTGAACAAGAATGCGTAAATGTCTACGGATTTGACATAAGTGGTCGTAAAAAGCTTGAGGGAAAACCTCAGGAAGGTGAGACTCAAGAAAAGGCGAATCTGGAGCTTGCCAGGATTATTGATGCTAAAGCGGTCCAGTCTCTTATGAGTGACTTTTATACGCTTGCTCATATTCCCATGGGCTTAACCGATTTGAAAGGTAACGTTCTGGTAAGTGTTGGATGGCAGGATATCTGCACAAGGTTCCATAGAATTAGTCCTGAAGCCTGCAAGCACTGTATAGAAAGTGACATAAATCTAACTGCGGGTGTTGCTCCGGGAGGATATAAGCTTTACAAGTGTAAGAACAATATGTGGGATGTAGTTACTCCGGTTATGGTAGAAGGGCAGCATGTCGGCAATATCTTCTCAGGACACTTCTTTTTTGAAGATGAACCTCTGAACTATGAGCTTTTTCGATCTCAAGCTAGAAAATATGGTTTCAATGAGGAGGAATATCTAGAGGCGCTTGACAAAGTTCCTCGGCTTAGCAAGGAAGCTGTGAATACGAGTATGACTTTTTTCATGACCTTTGCTAATATGATTTCACAACTAAGCTACAGCAATATCAAATTATCTCAATCACTTGCCGAACGTGATGCAGTTTTAGATGCGCTGCAAGAGAGTGAAAAACGTGAGCGGGCTCGTTCAGAGGAACTGGAAGTATTATTGGATGCCGTGCCTGTTGCCGTATATATAGCACATGATCCTCAGGCGTTTCAGATAACTGGTAACAGGCTCTCCTACGAATGGCTACGAATTCCTGTAGGTACAAACTTTTCCAAATCCGCTCCTGAAGGAGAGAAGCCTGAGATGTTTAAATTACTCAAGGATGGAGTTGAGCTCCAACCTGAAGAAATGCCGTCGCAATTGTCAGCTACAGGCATAGAAATAAACGACTGCGAGCTGGACATCGTATCTGCTGAAGGTAGGATACGACATGTACTGGGCAATGCAAGACCTTTGCGTGACGAGCAGGGGAATCTACGTGGATCCATTTCTGCATTCATAGACATTACCGAACGTAAAAAAGTAGAAGAAGCTCTCAGAGTATCAAATATCTATAATCGTAGCCTCATCGAAGCCAGTCTGGACCCTTTAGTTACTATTGGGCGTGATGGGAAGATTACTGACGTAAATGGTGCTACTGAACAGGTTACCGGATATTCCAGAAATGATTTGATCGGAACCGATTTTTCAGATTATTTTACCGAGCCTGAGAAAGCCCGTGCAGGCTATCAGCAGGTGTTCAAAGATAGTGAAGTTCGTGATTATCCTCTGGAGATTCGACATAAGGACGGACATATAACTCCGGTTTTGTACAATGCTTCGGTTTATAGAGATGAGAATGGCAAGGTTATCGGTGTCTTTGCTGCTGCACGTGACATTACTGCGATTAAAAAGGCAGAAGAGATAATTCAGACACTAGCAAATGCTGTGGAGTCATCTGATGATGCAATTCTAACCAAGTCCCTTGATGGAGTTATTATTAGTTGGAATAAGGGAGCAGAGAAACTCTATGGGTATTTGGCCGAGGAGGTCCTGGGAAAAAACGTATCAATGCTTGAACCGGACAATACTAAAGGAGAAATAAAGAACTTAATTGAGAAGATTAAACATGGAGAAAGGGTTCAGCACTATGAAACTTTACGGATGAAAAAGGATAGAACAATAATAAATATTTCAGTTACTCTTTCTCCTGTTTTTGACACGTCTGGAAAGCTTGTGGCTATCTCTACTATCACGAGAGATATTACTGAGCGCAAAAAAGCAGAAGAAGTTATTAGATTGTCAAATCTTTATAATCGCAGTCTGATTGAAGCCAGCCTTGACCCTCTGGTAACTATTGGGCGTGATGGTAAAATTACCGATGTAAACAATGCTACAGAACAGGTTACCGGATATTCCAGAAATGACTTGATTGGAACCGATTTTTCAGATTACTTTACTGAGCCTGAGAAAGCCCGTGCAGGCTATCAGCAGGTGTTCAAAGATAGTGAAGTTCGTGATTATCCTCTGGAGATTCGACATAAGGACGGACATATAACTCCGGTTTTGTACAATGCTTCGGTTTATAGAGATGAAAATGGCAAGGTTATCGGTGTCTTTGCTGCTGCACGTGACATTACCGAGCGCAAACTGGCCGAAGAAGCTTTAAAAAAGGCACATGAAAATTTAGAAAAACTAGTTGAAGAGCGTACAGCAGAGCTTGAGAAAGCTTACGTCTCATTGAAAGAAAGTGAAAAAGGACTGGCTGAAGCTCAAGAAATGGCTCATATTGGGAACTGGGAATGGGATACTGAGACTGATAAAGCATACTGGTCTGAGGAAATGTATCGTATTTTCAAACGTGCCCCTCAAGAATTAGCACCATCTTATGATGAATTTTTGAGTTATATACACCCAGATGACCGGGACTATGTAGATAGTGTTCTTAAGAAAAAAGCAGCCGTAGGCGAGAAAACTCACAGTGTTGAGTACAGAATTATCCTGGCTAATGAGGAAGAGCGTACGGTCTATATGCAATCTGAAACTGCTTTTGATGAAAAAGACACTAGTGTTCGAGTGAAAGGAATAATTCAGGATATTACAGAACGTAAAAGATCAGAAGAAAAACTCCAGATACTGGCAAACGCTATGGAATCGTCAAATGATGCTATTGTAACTCTGTCCCTCAACGGTGTTATTACCAGCTGGAATAAGGCAGCGGAGCAGATTTATGGTTATTCAGCCGAAGAAATTCTTGGAGAAGACATATCAATACTTGAACCAGAAAATATCAAAGGGGAAATTAAGCAGTTTTCTGAAAAAATTAAACAGGGAAAAAAGGTCCAGCACTACGAAAGTACAAGGTTAAAAAAGGACGGCACTATAATAAATATTTCAGTTACTCTTTCTCCTATTTTTGATACTTCTGGAAAGCTTGTGGCTATCTCAGGTATTGTAAGAGATGTCACTGAGCGTATAAAGGCGGAAGAAGCGCTGCGTGAAAGTGAAGCACGTCTGCGCCAGTTTTATGAGTCAGATATGCTCGGTGTGTACTATTTTAATCTGGACGGTTCGATTACCGATGCTAATGACAAGTTACTTGAGATAGTCGGTTACACTCGAGAGGACCTGCAGGCTGGAAAAGTTAACTGGAACAAAATGACCCCGCAGCAGTACTGTTACCTTAATGAACGAACCCTTGCTGAACTGAAAACTATTGGCGAAAAAGAACCCCAGGAGAAGGAATACATCCGCAAGGACGGTTCGCATGTGCCTGTTATTGTTGGGGTAGCTACCTTCGATCAGGCGCGTAATGAGGGCATAGCCTTTGTTCTTGACATTACCGAGAAGAAAAAGGCAGAAGAAGCCTTAGAAAATTTCGAGACTGCCCGTAAAAAGGAAATTCACCATCGGATTAAGAATAATTTGCAGGTAATCTCTTCCCTTCTTGACCTTCAGGCTGACAAATTTGACAACCCAAGAGTTATCGAGGCTTTCAGGGAAAGCCAGAACCGGGTTATATCTATGGCTCTCATCCATGAGGAACTTTATAAAGGAGAGGGAACCGATACGTTAGATTTTTCGACGTATATCAGAGAATTAGCTGAAAATCTTTTTCAGACTTACAGCCTTAAAAGTAAAAACATCCACCTCTCAATGGATCTGGAAGAAAATGTGTTTCTTAATATGGATACTGGTGTTCCTTTAGGAATAATTGTCAATGAGCTTGTTTCCAATTCTCTCAAACATGCATTTCCCGGCAAAGACAAAGGAGAAATACAAATTAAACTACATAGAGAGAAAAACGGTAAGCATAAAAAGAAAGACGATAAGGCTACCAGTTTTATTCTGATTGTTTCAGACAATGGTGTAGGCATTCCTGAAAATCTTAATATTAAAAATGTTGATAGTCTTGGTATACAGCTGATAACTACTCTCGCAGATCAGTTAGATGGGAAGTTTGAACTGAAAAATAACAATGGTACAGAGTTCATTATGAGATTTACAGTAATAGATAGAAGATAA